A single genomic interval of Burkholderiales bacterium harbors:
- a CDS encoding SulP family inorganic anion transporter, producing the protein MPRRALWSSPFFLGKLKQEVKRFFPFLRWFPLSRETLKADGIAGLTVGLVLVPQSMAYAQLAGLPAHYGLYAAFFPVLVGALWGSSSQLATGPVAMVSLLTASALAPLAVPGSEQFIAFAILLALLVGIVQLVLGVFKLGVVINFISHPVIVGFTNAAAIIIALSQFNKLLGLPLARSEHFIADIWGVLQLIRETHLLSLIMGLSAFGLMWWMRKRFPKLPGVLVAVVVATLISWLIDFEGATSVKSNQIAHPVVQVLTADYASGKAWSHELRSQIVSGLNDIKDLRKVAAGNSTAMVRLNYEVGLLQLQLAEADAQNRDREHQLKQLRFTVATAAQGEAPKVYLADMVPKDVETDGRQWRFKGISADEIKLVSGGEVIGKIPSGLPSFHVPRFTWDAFVSLLSTAFVISLVGFMEAISIAKAMATKSKERIDPNQELIGQGLANIVGSLSQSFPSSGSFSRSAVNFNAGAVTGMSSVVTALVVLLTLLFLTPLLYHLPQAVLAALIMLAVVNLVNFKAMTYAWRAHRHDGIAAAVTFVATLAFAPHLDNGIVIGAGLAVILFLWRTMKPRIITRGHEGGGLGETQAPEDERIVIIRFDAALYFANVPYFEDAVLGACASHPQTRFVLILGDGINQLDASGEEVVRHLVKRLKDNGVTLVFSGMKLQVREVMERTGLYALIGTQYFFRTENQAREAMYQWITEESFDAKYCPLPSPPQPDLNVADAALQNPLTGAPPASAANMPSENAATESVVPASLSPSDRSAGPTESSSRS; encoded by the coding sequence ATGCCCAGAAGAGCTCTTTGGAGTTCTCCCTTTTTTTTGGGGAAACTCAAGCAGGAGGTCAAACGCTTTTTCCCTTTTCTGCGCTGGTTTCCATTAAGCAGGGAGACGCTCAAGGCCGACGGGATTGCTGGTTTGACGGTAGGCTTGGTGCTAGTGCCGCAGTCGATGGCGTATGCCCAGCTCGCCGGCCTCCCTGCGCATTACGGCTTGTACGCGGCGTTTTTTCCGGTGTTGGTGGGAGCTTTATGGGGTTCGTCGAGTCAGCTCGCTACCGGGCCGGTGGCGATGGTTTCACTGCTCACCGCGTCCGCCCTCGCGCCCCTTGCGGTTCCTGGCTCTGAGCAGTTTATTGCTTTCGCCATCCTGCTCGCTCTGCTGGTCGGCATCGTCCAGCTGGTCCTCGGCGTGTTCAAGCTGGGGGTGGTCATCAACTTCATCTCCCATCCGGTCATCGTCGGTTTCACCAATGCCGCGGCGATCATCATCGCGCTGTCGCAGTTCAACAAACTGCTCGGGCTGCCGCTCGCGCGGAGCGAGCACTTTATTGCCGACATTTGGGGGGTTCTACAGCTTATCCGCGAGACCCACCTCCTAAGCCTCATCATGGGCCTTTCCGCTTTCGGGCTGATGTGGTGGATGAGAAAGCGCTTTCCAAAACTGCCGGGAGTGCTCGTCGCCGTGGTTGTAGCCACATTGATCAGCTGGCTAATAGATTTCGAGGGCGCGACCAGCGTCAAGTCGAACCAGATTGCGCACCCGGTCGTCCAGGTGCTAACGGCGGACTATGCGTCAGGAAAGGCATGGAGCCATGAGCTAAGGAGCCAGATCGTTTCCGGACTCAATGACATCAAAGATCTGCGGAAGGTTGCCGCAGGCAACAGCACGGCAATGGTGAGGCTGAACTACGAGGTCGGTTTGCTGCAGCTGCAGCTCGCGGAGGCAGATGCGCAGAATCGCGATCGGGAGCACCAGTTGAAGCAACTGCGTTTCACTGTGGCCACCGCTGCTCAAGGTGAGGCGCCGAAAGTGTATCTCGCCGACATGGTACCCAAAGATGTCGAAACAGACGGTCGCCAATGGCGATTCAAGGGCATCAGCGCAGACGAGATCAAGCTCGTGAGTGGTGGTGAAGTCATTGGGAAAATACCCTCGGGCCTCCCCAGCTTCCACGTGCCCAGATTCACTTGGGACGCTTTCGTTTCGCTGCTTTCGACCGCGTTCGTCATTTCTCTGGTCGGATTCATGGAAGCTATCTCGATTGCGAAAGCCATGGCGACAAAGTCCAAGGAGCGGATCGACCCGAACCAGGAGCTGATCGGTCAGGGCTTGGCCAACATCGTGGGCAGCTTAAGTCAATCGTTCCCGTCCAGCGGTTCGTTCTCGAGGTCGGCGGTCAACTTCAACGCCGGCGCGGTGACTGGGATGTCGTCAGTGGTAACGGCACTGGTAGTGCTGCTGACTTTGCTGTTTTTGACCCCGCTGCTCTATCACCTGCCGCAGGCCGTGTTGGCGGCCCTTATCATGCTGGCCGTGGTAAACCTGGTCAACTTCAAGGCTATGACATACGCATGGCGCGCGCACCGGCACGATGGCATCGCCGCCGCCGTAACATTCGTCGCGACGCTGGCATTCGCTCCACATCTTGACAACGGCATTGTTATCGGGGCGGGCCTGGCCGTTATTCTGTTCCTGTGGCGGACCATGAAGCCGCGCATCATCACGCGCGGGCATGAGGGTGGCGGGTTGGGCGAGACCCAGGCTCCCGAAGACGAGCGTATCGTCATCATCCGCTTCGACGCGGCGCTGTATTTCGCCAACGTGCCGTATTTCGAGGATGCCGTCCTTGGAGCGTGCGCATCCCATCCTCAAACCAGGTTCGTTTTGATTCTGGGCGACGGCATAAACCAGCTCGATGCGTCCGGCGAGGAGGTGGTACGGCATTTGGTGAAGCGCCTCAAGGACAACGGCGTCACGCTCGTATTCAGCGGCATGAAGCTTCAGGTGCGGGAGGTGATGGAAAGAACGGGTCTCTACGCGTTAATCGGCACGCAATATTTCTTCCGCACTGAGAATCAGGCGCGGGAAGCGATGTATCAGTGGATCACCGAAGAATCGTTCGACGCGAAGTATTGCCCCTTGCCCTCTCCGCCGCAACCCGACTTGAATGTCGCCGATGCCGCTTTACAGAACCCTCTGACGGGGGCGCCGCCGGCC